GACGTGTGAGTGGTGCCACGATGGAGCCAAAGTCGCGGATGAACTTCCTATAGTAGCCGGCGAGGCCCAGGAAGCCACGCACCCCGCGTGGAGAGCGCGGTAGCGGCCACAAGGCGACCGCGGCCACCTTGTCGCTGTCCATGGCGACACTGTCGGCGTTGATGATGTGGCCGAGGTAGGCGACGGAGAGGGCCCTGAAGgagcacttcaacctcttcagaaaGAGGCCGTGGGCTCGTAGGGCGGTGAAGACGAGGCCGACATGCTGCAGGTGCTCAGACCACGATGTGTTGTAGATCAAAATGTCGTTGAAGAAAACCAGCACGAACCTATGGAGGAAGGGGCGGAGCACGTCGTTCATCAACACCTGAAATGTCACAGGGGCATTGGAGAGCCCAaacggcatcaccaggaactcgaaGTGGCCACGGTGGGTGCGGAATGCTGTCTTCTCGATGTCCACCGGGTGCATGTGCACCTGGTGGTACCCCGAGCggaggtcgagcttggtgaagtacTTGGCCCCATGGAGCTCATCGAGGAGCTCATCAACCACCGGGATCGGGAACTTGTCCTTGGATGTACAGTCATTGAGCGcgcggtagtcgatgcagaagcgccATGACCCATCCGCCTTCTTGATGAGGAGCACGGGTGCCGAGAATGGAGAAGTACTGGGGTGGATGATGCCCTGCTCTAGCATGGCGGCGCACTACCGCTCGAGCTCATCCTTCTACAATTGAGGGTACCGGTACGGCCGCACTGCCACCGGCGTGGTCCTGGGCAGTAGGTGTATGCGGTGGTCATAGGGGCGGGCTAGTGGAAGGCCACATGGTGTGTCGAAGACAGCGTCGTGCTGAAGTAGGAGCTCGTCTAGCAGCGGGTGGTGCGGGTCCGAAGTGACCGCTGTTGGGAGGCGCGCCCGGGGTGCCCACACACCGCCACATGACGCGGCGGCCCTCATGCAGGAAGGACACGGTGAGCCCCTCAAAGTCCTAGGTGAGGGGGCCCAGCGTGCTAAGgaagtcgacgccgaggatgaagtCGAAGCAGCCGAGCGCGAGGACGACGCAGGTGATGGAGAAAGGCACCCCGCAGATGTTGATGGGCACGTCGCGTGCGATGCCTTCACACGGCACGCGCTCGCCATTGGCCACCGTAATGCAAAGCTGGTTGCCCCCCTGAGGAGTGAGACCAAGGCGTCGCATGGCTGCGCCCTAGAGGAAGGTGTGGGTGGAGCCGGTGTCCAGGAGGGCGAGGAGGCGCTCGCCCTTGATCGTCATGGGCAAGAGCATAGTGTGGAACGTCCTGATGCCTGCAAGAGCGTGTATAGAAACCACAAGAGCATGAGCGTGAGCATCCACTGCGGCAGCGGTGTCTTCGGGCAAGGCCACGGCCACATCATTGGCTGCCCCCTCCTCGTCATCGTTGAGGAAGTCGTCCGCCTCCAGGAAGAACAGGCGGGGGCACATGTGCCCACGCACGTACTGCTTGTCGCAGTTGTAGCAGAGGCCCTGACGACGGCGTTCCTGCATCTCGGCCGGCGAGAGGCGATGGTACGGCCGCACGGGTGCCGCCGGGGCTGCTACGCCCGGTGCTGCAGCGGCGATTGCGGGCGGCGTAGGCAGCGCTGGTGCTCCAGCCGAGGCCGTGGTCGCAGCCGCCCCCTGTTGGCGTGGGGGAAGGGCTGGCCACGGGGGAGGGTGGGTGCCGCGCTGCTGAGGGGGTGCTGCCATGGCCAGAGCCCATGTCTCAAAGGCATGGGCGAGGAACATGGCTGTCTGGAGGTCGGGTGGGGCGCGCATCGCGACGTCGACCCGAATGTGTTCCGGGAGGCTGTCGACGAAGAGCTCTGCCTTTTGGCATGTGGAGATGTCCCTAGAGTGCGCCAGCACCATTTGGAAGCGATGCGCAAACTCCTGGACCATGGAGTGGAAGGGAAGGCACCCCAACTCAGCCAGCCGCGAGCCGTATATAGGCGGTCCAAAGCAAAAACAGCAAAGTTCCTTGAAGCGCTCCCAGGACGGCATGCCCTCGTCCAACAGGAGGGCGTAGTACCATGTCTAAGCGGCGCCGATGAGGTGGTAGGAGGCCATCCACGTCCGCTGCTCCACCGGAGTGCGCTGGCCCAAGAAGAATTGTTCACAGTGTGTGAGCCAATTCAGCGGGTCAACCGAGCTGTCGTACATCGCGAAGTCGATCTTGTAGGTCCGAGGCTGGAAAGGCGCCGCACCGAACATCACGGGAGCAGCAGCCGAGGGCACCCCACCGAGCGCTAGAGCTGCAGCTGGCGCAGACCAGAAGGTGGAGCCATGGAAGATTGGGCCATCAACGCCGCCATAGAGCATTCCCGACGCTGGAACGCCCCCATGGCCAAAGCCCGCTGTGATGTGAGGGGTTGAATGGACCGACGGGTGCCCCGGCGCGGAGGAGTAGACCGGCGGTGCGATGTCAGTGGACGGCGAGTGGGGGAACTGGATCTCCTAGATGGGAATGCTGTCTTGGGGAGCCACCGGTGCTGGCACGGTGGTGTGCGTTGTGCTATCCTACGACATCCCGTAGGTGTAGACGGCGCCCGAGGCGGGCGAAGGCAGCTGCTGCTGTGGGTTGGGCCCGCGGCGGCTGCTATGGTTTAGGCGCCGGCGGTAGCTGCGGCTACGGGTGAGTCGGCGCCACGCCTGGCTACGGTCCCAAGAGGAATGCGTGGACGTCGGCCATCATCCTGCCGAGGTCGATGACGGCTGTGGTGAGCTGCTCGTTGGTCATCACCCCCACGGCGGAGGAGGAAGCCCCGGCGGCCAGCGGCAGCGATCCCGCATGCAGAGATGTTTGCGGAATCAGTGCGGACAGGATCGGCACGGACATGTTGGGGTCCGGCGACAGTGCGGTTGAAGCGGGCAGTGGCAGTGACATCGGATCGAAGGTGGCTGATACCAGGTTGATATGCTGCTGCTCTCTGCCCCTCACCGATCGGAGGTTGTACGTGTGGATGATCGGTGGGCATGGTTTGAAGTCTGATCGGCGGCGAGGAGCCAGCgatcgtgagaggaggaagaacgaggtggcggctagggttggaCTCCCGGCTCCCTTCAGGAAGCTGGAAACAATATGTTTCTGCTTAAACCGATCCAATTGTCTTTACAACCATATATTGCTTCTCCTTTCTAAAAATAGAAATACgtttctaataataataatagttctCTAATAATAGGAAATGTCCTGGGCCATGAGGCCTTCTCCTGCATGCACTTGCTAGCCACGTGCAGCCCTCCTCTGATATTGAACTCCCATCATAACACCTGTAATGTGGTGTGCAGCTGGCCGCTGCCTGCCTCTACTTTGTACTTGCACAGAATAAAAGGGGAATAGAAAGAACAGAAAAGCTGCCTGTTGTTTGTAGCACCAAACCTCCTGTGTTCCAAGTGTTCACGTTGAGTTTGAGTGTGTTCTGTGTTCATGACTTCGATCATGAGCTCGCCAGCCGTCAAGAACGTCGGGCGAGAACCAACAATTGGCATCAGAGCTGTGAGAGAGGGACCTACGACATCATGTCGACAAAGCCGAGCGGACACTCGCCGCCATCGATGGACAAGAAGGCGAAGAAGGCCAGCGGATCCGGTGGCAAGTCCCCACCGCGCGACCCTTCTCGTAGCCGCTCACTGCGTCACTCTCAGGCTCCACGCCGTTCGCGCACTCGACATCCACGTGAGGTCGTCGTCGAGCGCATCGTCCAGGAAGGCAGCGGCAACTGTCCATAGTTGGAGAAGAACAACTACCACGAGTGGTCGCTGCGAATGCAACTGAAAATGCAAGCGCGCCACCTGTGGGGCACCGTCGAGTACGACGATGTGGACTACGACGACGACCGCGCCACACTAGACGCCATCTGCAGTGGTGTTCTGGCGGAGTACATCCCCATCCTAGTGGCCAAGTAGTCCACGAGGGAGGCCATCAAGACCCTCTGCATCGGCGACGAGCGGGTGCGGAAGGTGACCACGCAGAACCTGTGCGCCGAGTACGAGTCCATCGTGCTCTGGGAAGGCGAGGCGATCGAAGACTTCACCTTGTGCCTCACTAAGATCATACATTGCCTCGCCACCCTTAGCGACCCGGAGCCGAATGCCAAAGTGGTGGCCAAGTATCTGCACGTCGTCCGCCACGGTACAAGCAGCTGGCAATCTCAATTGAAACCTAGCTTGACATTTCCCAAATGTCCATTGAGGAAGTGACCGGAAGGCTCAAGGTGGCCGACGACGTCGAGCCTGCCCCTGCACACACCACGAATGGCAAACTGCTCCTTATGGAGGAGCAGTGggttgagaagtacaagaagcagGAGCATGGCCATGGCAGTTCTAGCTCGGGAGGAGGCGGTCACGGCAAGGGATGTGGCCATGGCAAGCCACGTGCCCGCGGCGGCAACAACAGCAGCGACGGGCGTGCCGCGTCGAATATGGCTCGTGCTAGACCAGATGATGAGTGCGAACGCTGTGGCAAGAAAGGCCATTGGGCCCAAAATTGTCGTGGCAAGCTCAAGGTGCAGGAACAGGCCCATGTGGCCTAGGACGACGAGTCCACTCTGCTCCTTGCGATGGACTACGAGCTGGAGGAGGGGATTTATCCCTGAATCGAGCAGCCGCCACCTACGGAGCTGAGTCCGGCGATTCTGCCACTAATCCGCGCCAATGGGCAACCCCACCTTGTTGAGAAGAAGTTGTACGCCGCCTTCGACGAGTCCGGTGACCGGGACCTAAAGCGATGGGTCCTGGACACTAGCGCGTCGAACCACATGTTCGAGGCACGAGCAGCCTTCTCTAGCCTCGACGTCGGCGTCATAGGCTCTGTGCGGTTGGGTGATGGCTCCGTCGCCCACATCGAGGGGATCGGCACCGTCCTCTTCTCCTGCAAGACCGGGGAGCACCGCGCCATCACCAACGTCTACTACCTGCCCGCCTCACCGCCAACATTATCTCCGTCGGGTAGCTCAACGAGACTGGCTACTAGGTGCTGGTTGAAGGTGGGGTGATGCGGGTGCACGATGAGGAGCGTCGGCTGCTAGCCAAAATCCATCGCAACCCAGGTCGGCTCTATGTGCTGGATGTCGACATTGCACAGCCGGTCTGCCTGGCTACACGTGGAGAAGAAGAAGCCTGGGTCTGGCATGCCTAGTTCGAACACCTGCACTTTGCCATGTTGCGCAAGATGGGTAGGGATGGCCTTGTCCATGGCATGCCCCTACTGACCCAAGTGGAGCAGGTGTGTGACGCCTACCTCGCCAGCAAGCATCGTCGGGCACCGTTTCCGCAGCAGGTGCAAAGGCGCTCGACGGAGGTGCTGTAGCTACTCCATGGCGACATCTGTGGCCCCATCTCGCCACAAACTCCAAGCAGCAAGCGGTACTTCTTACTGCTTGTTGATGATTACTCACGGTACATGTGGCTCTCGCTACTGCCCACCAAGGATACGGCCGCGATGGCGATCAAGCGCGTTCAGGCGGCGGCTGAACGCAAGAGTGGCAAGAAGCTGCTGGCTCTGCGTACTGACCATGGTGGGGAGTTCACCGCGGCCAACTTCATCGACTACTGTACCGAGCTTGGGGTACATCATCAACTCACGGCGCCGTATTCGCCGCAACAAAATGGTGTCATGGAATGGTAGAACCAATCCGTCGTCGGGACTGCACGCAGCATGCTCAAGGCGAAGGGGCTCCCCAGTGAGTTCTGGGGCAAGGCGGTCACCACGGCCATCTACCTGCTGAACCGTTCCTCGTCCAAGAGTGTGGGTGGTAAGACTCCCTACGAGCTCTAGACTGGCAGCGTCCCTATCGTTCAGCACCTGCGCATGTTTGGCTCCATCGCGCACATGAAGGTGATGGCACCGAACCAGAGGAAGCTGGATGACAGGAGCAAGCGTACCATCTTCGTCGGCTACGAACTGGGATCCAAGGCATATTGGGTGTATGACCTGGTGGCATGGCGCGTGCACATCAGCCACGACGTGGTGTTTGAGGAGGAGGCATAGTGGTCCTAGGCCGAGGGCCAGCGAAGTGAGGCGGCTAACTTTGTCATCGAGGATCTGACGCCATCCAAGATCATCACCACTAcaacgacgacgaggacgagTACATCGACCGAAGCTGCCTCTACTTCCTTAGGCTCGCCAGCGCTGTCTGCCCACGCCTCGCCAGTGCATGGCGCTGGGAGCGCGACACCGAGGGCGGACATGCAGCTGGATGCGGACCCGATTGAGTTCGTGACGCCACCAGGAGCCAGTGCATCACAGCACCTAGACGCGGACCACGACAGCGATGCCCCTGCCCAGTACCGCAACATCGACAACGTCCTCGGGTAGACCACTCCACCGGGCTTCGCTGCGTGGGAGCTGGAGGAGCAGCTCCTACTGGCAAGCGAGGCTGAGCCGACGATGTTTGTAGAGGCGCTGAAGCACAAGAACTGGCGCCATGCCATGCTCGATGAGTTCACCTCCATCGAGGCGAATGACACTTGGAGGCTCGTCGATCCAATCCCTGGAGTGCGCCCGATCGGTCTTAAATGGGTGTACAAGacgaagagggatgaagccgggcTTGTCACCAAGTTCAAGGCTCGGCTCATCGCTAAGGGGTACGTGCAGCGCCAGGGGATCGATTTCGATGAGGTTTTTGCCCTGGTAGCGCACCTGGAATCTGTGAGGCCGTTGCTGGCACTTGCTGCAAGTGAAGGGTGGGCagtccaccacatggacgtcaagtccgctTTCCTAAATGGGGAGCTACTCGAGGATGTCTATGTTCAGCAGCCGCCAAGGTTCATGGTGAAAGGCCAAGAGACGAAGGTGCTGCACCTAATCAAGGCCCTCTACGGACTCCGCCAAGCGCCTAGAGCCTAGTACTCCAAGCTTGACGAGTCCCTGATCAAGCTCGGCTTCAGGCGCAGCACGTTCGAGCATGCGGTCTACCTCCATGGTGTGGGCACGATGCCTCATCGTGGGAGTCTATGTGGATGATCTGGTAATCATCGGAGGGGATCCACATGACATCAGCACCTTCAAGGAGGAAATGAAGGCGACATTCAAGATGAGTGATCTTGGGCTCCTGCACTACTACCTCGGGCTAGAGGTGAAGCAGTCAAGGAGCGGCATCACGATATGCCAGAGCGCCTATGCTGCAAAGATCCTAGAAGGTGCCGGTCTGATAGGATGTAATCCAAGCCTCACTCCCATGGAGTCAAGGCTTAAGCTCAGTAAGTCTAGCTCTACCCCTGCTGTTGATCCCACATCTTACAGAAGCATTGTGGGCTCTCTTCGTTACTTGATGAATTCAAGGCTGGATTTGGCATACTCGGTGGGGTATCTCTATAGATTCATGGAGAGTCCTACTATTGAGCACATGGTGGCCATCAAGAGAGTGTTGAGTGATCTGGTCGGTGATCTTGACACAAGGAAGAGCACCACTGGTGTCCTCTTCTTCCTAGGTTCTAGTCTCATCACCTGGCAATCCTAGAAGCAAAGAGTGGTGGCCTTATCCTCATGTGAAGCTGAATACATCACCGCTACTACAGTAGCTTGCCAAGGTGTCTGGCTGGCTCGGCTGCTCGCTGAACTCAAGGGTGAGAAGGTCAGGAGCATCACACTGAAGATGGACAGTGAGTCTGCAATTCAGCTAAGTAAAAACCCAGTCTTTCATGACCATAGCAAACACATAGATGTGAGATATCATTATATACGGGAGTGTATCGAAGAAAATAGGGTGAAGCTATAGTCCGTCAGGACAGCTAAAGAACTTGCAGACGTTCTGACGAAGGCATTGGGGCCACAACAGTTCTGTGAGCTACACTCCAAGATCGACGTCATTGATGTACAGACCGTGAACAAGGCTTAGGAGGAGATCTATTAGTAAGTCTTGTTCATAGGATGCTTTAGTTTTAGTTTGCATGTTTCCTATTCTTAAGCATTGCATGCGCACAAGCACTAACATGTGGTTGCCGTGCGCGTAGGAGGGCATGGCGAGAATAGCTCGCATGTTCCTGGGCTGAGTGATGTTCTAGCGGCATCATGGGCATGGGGATGGACGTGCCTGTAATGCGGTGTGTAGCTGGCCGCTGCCTGCCTCTACTTTGTACTTGCACAGAATAAAAGGGGAATAGAAAGAATAGAAAAGCTGCCTGTTGTTCGCAGCACCAAACCTCCTGTGTTCCAAGTGTTCGCGTTGAGTTTGAGTGTGTTCTGTGTTCATGACTTCGATCACGAGCTCGCCAGCCATCAAGAACACCGGGGGAGAACCAACAGAATCTAGAACTCGGGTTGAGTTAAAATCATGAACTCAGTAAACTTTTGCTGCTTTTGAAGcaaattttgaaaacaaaacgaGCTCAAATAGGGTTGGGGTTGATTTTCACGTTAATTtcttgaagagttgaacaacttctaTCAAAGGTTTGAAATGAGAAATGAGATGTCATACAAAGTTTTGAAAAACAACAGCCCAAACATTGAACCCTAACACTGTCAATCAGGGACTTGACAAAATTCTGAAAGGGAAAAACAGCAAAGAATTCAAAGTTTGGGCCACTGTTTGACTagcttggaggatgatatggctCTAGGTCCGAAACCAAAGTTTGTAGCAAACAACCTaaagtacaacttttatttaaggtcaaacatCAGAACTTGATCATAAGTTATAGTTCTAGTTTGGTCAAAACAACATCATTAAAAAGGTTTTAACTCATGTCTcaaacacttagaagcatttttatGGCCACTCATGAACATAAACCCTACTTCATTTTTAGTCCTTAGTAGTTCTAGGTTGGTTAGGTGATCAAACATTACTTGATTACACTATCAAACATAAATGCCCAAGAATGCATAGTAATCAAAGCATCCTATATTACCAAACAAATGCATCACCACATGCTTATGCTTATGAAATGAATTAAGGATGCTTATTCCCATGCATAGGGATGAAACTGGACAGAAATAGGAGGAAAAACTCTTGTCCCATTTCCATTTCTATATTTTTAGCAAAAATGGTATCAGGTTCGGAAAAAAACGAAGCTAAAAATGGATGGGGATATATGGAAATTGGAAACAAACAAATATGGACGGAGAGTCGAAAAATTAATTTAgaataacatgatcaaatattctTGAGTATACTTGAACAAGGTCACAAAATAATATACACGTACAAAGTTATCGGTCCAATATTCACTAGCATGCTATTTTTTAACATATTAACATGCATAATTGGTGATTAGTAGGTTTATGAACATATCAATTTCTAGACATATCTCACATAGATTGAAAATGGGATGAAAAACGGAACAAACACGGGTCAATTCTGGAAAAAAATGGGATCCTATAGAAACGGACGGAAAAACCCCTCTCTCATTTCCGTAAATACAGAAACGGGATCTCACAAATACAGAAATGAACGGAACAAAGTAGAAAACAGAACGGGTCAAAATGGGATTTTTGTGTCTGTTTTCAACCTTACATGCAATGCAAGTGGGAAGTGCAGCTTATCACCTAGGGTATTACAAGGCATCCACAAATCTCATCGAGAGAAGTGCATAATAGTACAATACAAAGGTTGGAAGAGATTAATGTTTGGAGGTGCAAAATTGAGTAGATTTATTTTTTGATCAATTGGATACCTTAGTCGGCAGTGGACCGTGGACCTTTAGTATATAGACAGTGTTATTATCCTACTATAAGAAACTCAACTCCCACAAAATCCAACTAAATTGTAGAATTGGACTCAGAGTAAAACTAGCTCGAGCCGATTTACTTAGGACAATCTAGCATGTCTACCTATACCAGCTGGGACCACCTTCGGTTATGGATAAAATCGGCCTGGACTAGTCTTCTTTTTTCAATCACAAATAGTAGCAAGGTACAGTGCAAGCCAGCCTAGGCTAACAACTCTAATGATATGGCTTTTCTATGAGAATTTCGCATGATTTGTGACATCATGTCCAATCTCATCACGAAATGTTTGATTGTGTAATTTAGGTGCGATCCATGTATATGGTCGTTATTCTATAGAGATGAGCTTTTCCACAGGAATTTCTCTTTCTACGCGGTCCAtgagcatctactcatctaagagtgcagcttgaatctttaaagaatctgaatggggcgatgGTATTATAGTATCCATGTATGCgagaagtgtgtttcttaatagtTTTATGCACTGGCTCGAGTTCCTCCAAGATCATTGTTGTTGATATGGACGGAAAGACAAGGACGAAAATACAGAAGCCAcgtggtgatgcaatctccatccataaAGTCCAGGgccagttgtgtttatgtactgctgataTTTACACTATGACTTAGCTTTCAATCTTGATTCTTGAAAACTATGGTAGTAATAGATGGACACTGAAGCATATTGTGACCACGCTGGAGATATTTGAACAAAACAATATTGAATTTGGTTATGAGGTTTGTGATGCGGAgtacagagtgattgcagttcaccttgaatgtaatttgattttccttattaGGGAGGACAGAAcactgcttgcatatgacatgaaccatagaaaagttcatgtcctccctacaTGGGTCATCCGCTGTCCTAGACCTACCTTGAGTCTATGTATCAATGGACCTCACTATCTTATGTTCCCTTATTTATGGAGTCATTAACAGAGCAATAAAGGTGCATTTGTTGTATTTTGTTTGTTCAGGTAGGtggttgttttgattctatatataggcaaactaaaggaatggtatgtttAATATCATTAATTTTGCTGCTTTGTGCAGGTtgagtctgagtgcttttgaacaattttccagcattggctaagggaggaagaagaggggttccatggtgcatttgCTACCAATCCAAAGTTCTTGTCTTCCCTGCCTAGGTCGTCCGCTATCCTAGAAGTAcctggagtatttatttgaatggacctcactatctaccttatgtttccttgttcatggagtcattagcagagcagtgatggtgcatatgctgtattttgttgttaggacatgtctttgttcaggtagggagttgttttgagtaTATATATAGTCTAATTTTGTTTAGAGCAGTAAAGTTTTGCATTGTGCAAGTTTTGGAGTGTCagtgcttttgaacaatttttctgcaatggctatgggaggaagaagagcGGTTCCATGCTGCATTGGCTGCCAAGCTGATCAAGGAGTGCCAATCTGAAAGAGCGGAGCACATCTACCTTATTTTAGTTACGTAATTCTatagggagcagaacctttattatgctatctatgtaccgcttgtgttaattcattagttgacacagttgttatgttagtgcTGAGTATTGTTGTTATAACAAGTACTCTTaattgtggacatgatgaatgatgtgtaatgattaaatctgtatggtgtgtgttcagtaagttattaaggcccagttgaattagtaaatacattaTGAAAATCAAATGCCATCACCGCCACTATCCGTCTGATGCggcaggggtcaatagtgtatcaccgccgaatcatttagtaacccaACACCGACCAAAGGATCATCTCGGGCGGATCGTACTACAACATGACGGTGACCATGCCCTATCACCAGACGGTTCATACATTGAAGTGACGGTGATGTTCGCCTCGACATAGGTAGGTCACACTCTAATGCGATGGAATAAGGATCAGATCACAGACGGATTATAAGCCATGTGGtggtgttagtgcatacccacataggcgggtcatgctccaatgtgACAGAAGTAAGGACCTTAGCACACATGGATCATAAGCCCATGcagtggtgttagtgtacaccataGATGGTCTCAGATAGTGATTGTGAGGGTTATGATCATCACTACCGATAGCTTACTGCTAAGGCTAAAATTGGATTGCAATGAGGGTTACGTCGTGGTTGTGAAAGGTCCAAGCATAGTAGTGTGGTGACCCACCATCCAAATTTGGCCTGATGAGATAGATGTACGactccacccactatgggatgggatccacgacgacGGTCTTGACTTTAGGGGCCATCTAAGCCAACGAAGGCCATGACCCTAGAGCTCAAGATCATGGCCACTAGCTCCATAAGCAGCAAGATGATCAACGACTTGGGGGCAGCTATGAACTCCTATACGATGCCTACGGGAGATTAGGAGGCGATGATGAAGGCCACGGCGAAGAGCACGTTGCGCAGGATGACTGGTGAACCACCATTGTGCCAATAGTGTCACCATGACTAGCACAGTATTACCACACCACACCATGTCGTGACGTGGGcataagaccatgatgacaaccaagCTCAGATGTGTGCTACACCAAGACAAATGGTGTTACTTGCAAGCCATGTTAGCTAGGTTCCCTTCCTTAGGCTCATGACCCCTCGATCaggagaacctccttctttgtatgtgacctagccccaaactctatataaagGTAGCTAGGGCACCCTACCATAGACACGTACTCCCAAAGCTCAAATTTCGggcagtccatctcctagctctagctctcctacctcttccaccattcttgcaccccctcattataagaacttcagagcattcaagc
This sequence is a window from Miscanthus floridulus cultivar M001 chromosome 10, ASM1932011v1, whole genome shotgun sequence. Protein-coding genes within it:
- the LOC136488974 gene encoding uncharacterized mitochondrial protein AtMg00810-like; its protein translation is MVWARCLIVGVYVDDLVIIGGDPHDISTFKEEMKATFKMSDLGLLHYYLGLEVKQSRSGITICQSAYAAKILEGAGLIGCNPSLTPMESRLKLSKSSSTPAVDPTSYRSIVGSLRYLMNSRLDLAYSVGYLYRFMESPTIEHMVAIKRVLSDLVGDLDTRKSTTGVLFFLGSSLITWQS